The Sabethes cyaneus chromosome 3, idSabCyanKW18_F2, whole genome shotgun sequence DNA window TAGCCAGATGTTATACATCACCCGACCGATGCGCTCGATCACTATAGCAAGTTGCCAGGTCCACTTATTTGCTGCATAAACCTTAGCCCAGATGTGATCTTGTTGATTGTAACACTGAGCTTTTGCTCCGTGCTTCCGGTTAAATTGCTTTTCCTGAGCAGTACTCGGCAACTTGTGGTACGGCGTAGGCGGGCGAAGTAGCTCCAAGGACGTACGGATAGGTCGTCCATACATCAGGTCAGCGGGAGATTTCCCACCAGGTGCGCTGCGACAGGGTGTGGTTCTGTAGCACAGAAGAAAGGTGTCCATGGCTTCGTCGAGGGTTTCCCCTCCTGCGATGATTTTCTTAAGCGAACGCTTAAACGTGTCGACAAACCTCTCAGCTAATCCATTTGATTGCGGATGAAAAGGCGCTGTTTTCAGATGAACGATACCATTTTTGTCGCAGTACGATTCGAAGCGGTCACTGGTGAGCTGCGTCCCATTGTCAGTAACCAGTGTTTCGGGCTGACCGTACCTCGCGAAGATGCCACGTAGGATTCGCAAAGTTGCTGTGGTGGTAATCTCCTTGGTTTGCACCACCTCAGGCCATTTTGTATACGAATCCACCAGAATGAGAAAAAAGTTCCCATCTAGCGGACCTGCGTAGTCTAGATGTAGGCGCTGCCACGGTTTCGCTGGTGGGCCAGGATTCCATGGTAGTCTTCCTGTCTGTTTTGGCCACGCTGGCACACTCGTTGCACGAACCGACAAGCTTTGCCACGTCGTCATCGATGTTTGGCCAGTATACATGTTGACGAGCAACGGAACGCATTCGTTCAATTCCGGGGTGCCCCTTGTGCAGCTGTTGGAGAACACGTTTTCTGAACGATGGCGGAATGACCACCCTTTCGCTGTAAAGGAGGCATCCTGCTACGACGGAAAGACTTTCTCGACGTTGGTAGAATTGTTGAATTCcgggatcggttatgctgttcTTCGTTCTTCGAATGACTTGCTGTAGATTTACGTCGCCTTTGGTTTCACTCTGAATGGCTTTGAACGAGAGCGGAAAAACTTGTAGCGACTCATTAATAACGGTGCGAACGCTATCCTCCAGTTCGAGATTGGCGATCACGTACTCCTCCTCTGGTCGCACGTGACGGTTGATAAGTCTGGAGAGTACGTCAGCGCGTCCAAAGCTGTCCGTGGCAATATAGCAGATCTCGAAGTCGTAGAGGAGAAGGGTAAGGGCCCACCGCTGAAGCCGGTGGGAATGCCCTTCT harbors:
- the LOC128740030 gene encoding uncharacterized protein K02A2.6-like — protein: MVGGRTPEEHLRKLYCVLTRRQEFGFTVRIEKCSFNMRQVKYLGQILEGDGIRPDPEKVAAIVNMSPPHDMSTLRSYLGAINYYGKYVREMRILRQPMDQLLKTGTKFEWSSACQKSFDRFRELLQSPLLLTHYNPAMDIVVSADASTVGLGARIAHRFPDGTVKAIYHNAVWSSLHIGDRPQTTSTDIWLEEGHSHRLQRWALTLLLYDFEICYIATDSFGRADVLSRLINRHVRPEEEYVIANLELEDSVRTVINESLQVFPLSFKAIQSETKGDVNLQQVIRRTKNSITDPGIQQFYQRRESLSVVAGCLLYSERVVIPPSFRKRVLQQLHKGHPGIERMRSVARQHVYWPNIDDDVAKLVAKPWQRLHLDYAGPLDGNFFLILVDSYTKWPEVVQTKEITTTATLRILRGIFARYGQPETLVTDNGTQLTSDRFESYCDKNGIVHLKTAPFHPQSNGLAERFVDTFKRSLKKIIAGGETLDEAMDTFLLCYRTTPCRSAPGGKSPADLMYGRPIRTSLELLRPPTPYHKLPSTAQEKQFNRKHGAKAQCYNQQDHIWAKVYAANKWTWQLAIVIERIGRVMYNIWLPSKQNLIRSHCN